A window from Dromaius novaehollandiae isolate bDroNov1 chromosome 1, bDroNov1.hap1, whole genome shotgun sequence encodes these proteins:
- the RPL8 gene encoding large ribosomal subunit protein uL2 — translation MGRVIRGQRKGAGSVFRAHVKHRKGPAKLRAVDFAERHGYIKGIVKDIIHDPGRGAPLAKIAFRDPYRFKKRTELFIAAEGIHTGQFVYCGKKAQLNIGNVLPVGTMPEGTIVCCLEEKPGDRGKLARASGNYATVISHNPETKKTRVKLPSGSKKVISSANRAVVGIVAGGGRIDKPILKAGRAYHKYKAKRNCWPRVRGVAMNPVEHPFGGGNHQHIGKPSTIRRDAPAGRKVGLIAARRTGRLRGTKTVQEKEN, via the exons ATGGGCCGCGTGATCCGGGGCCAGAGGAAGGGCGCCGGTTCCGTCTTCCGCGCCcacgtgaagcacaggaagggcCCGGCCAAGCTCCGCGCCGTCGACTTCGCCGAGAGGCACGGCTACATCAAGGGCATCGTGAAG GACATCATTCATGATCCTGGCCGAGGTGCTCCCCTAGCCAAGATTGCCTTCCGTGACCCatacaggtttaaaaaaagaactgaactGTTCATTGCTGCTGAGGGTATTCATACTGGTCAGTTTGTTTACTGCGGCAAGAAAG CTCAGCTGAACATTGGCAATGTTCTGCCTGTTGGCACCATGCCAGAAGGCACCATCGTCTGCTGCCTTGAAGAGAAACCTGGTGATCGTGGAAAGCTGGCCCGTGCTTCTGGAAACTATGCTACTGTCATCTCTCACAACCCTGAAACGAAGAAAACCAGAGTAAAGCTGCCTTCTGGATCCAAGAAAGTGATTTCTTCTGCAAACAGAGCTGTTGTGG GTATTGTTGCTGGCGGAGGTCGTATTGACAAGCCTATCCTAAAGGCTGGCCGTGCCTATCATAAATACAAGGCAAAGAGAAACTGCTGGCCACGTGTCCGTGGTGTGGCTATGAAT CCTGTAGAACATCCCTTTGGTGGTGGTAACCACCAGCACATTGGCAAGCCTTCAACCATCAGGAGAGATGCTCCTGCTGGGCGCAAAGTTGGTCTCATTGCTGCCCGTCGTACGGGTAGACTGCGTGGAACAAAGACTGTGCAGGAGAAGGAGAACTAA